The DNA segment TGCGTCGTAAGAAAAGTTTCCTTAGATAGATCTCAtgaaatatgtatttgtatgaaaaataaatcatagcTGTTGAACCTGACACGTCTTCGCCATTAAAATCTTGTTGTAAATGTGCACTGTACACACAGCCTTTTCTTGGAGAGGATCGAAGCTAGAATAGTTCCAGACTAGTCATCTCAAGATAATATTTAATCTGACTGCTGAGCATTGGATAAGAGCCCCAGGCTCCAAATTGAGTTGGAATTTTAAATCGCATAAATGTGTTTTGGGCAGCATTTGGAAAAAGAGGAAACGGCTGTTTTTAGCAGTGAGATTCCTTTCCAAAGTAAACCAGCTGTGTGATTTaaggggtttgtgtgtgtgtgtgtgtgtgtgtgtgtgtgtgtgtgtgtgtgtgtgtgtgatgagtgagtgagtgagtggtggtgaatGAACGTGCCTCAAAGGCTTTAATAAGGTGTCACAGTAAAATGTGAGATGTTGCTTGTTAACAGCCCTACTTCTCACCCAGTGACAGGCTGGAAAGTCAACTTTCCTTGACTCACGTAGGCGTATATAGTCAGTTGCCAGGTCAGGCTGGAGCAAAAAGCAGAATGCTGAAGCATGCACGTGCATTGAAAGATGTTTCATGATTATAGTACTTATATAAAACAGCGGGTATTATGAACTGAATCCATAAAAAGTCATAAATGATGCTGCATATGGAAAAACAGAGCCGACCTGGAAGGAATATAATAGTCAGATGACCAAGATGATTAATGTAGAAGGTTAGGCTTAAGTTGGCTCTTTTTTCACAGtcattttctcagtttttctGTGTTTGGAGAATGGTGTTAGCCTGAAGCATGTTTTAAAGAGGTAAATATGAGTCACAGTAGCTGATTAGAGTCTCTGTATTAGCGTATAGCCAGCCATAGTGCCAGGATTGTCGCTGTCCACTTGTGTAGGAGTTACAGCTACTGATCATTTATACAGCTCTTAAttataaacaaaccaaaaaaaaaaacagtatatttAGCGTTGTAGCTGTTAAATGGTTGAATGTGTCAGTGTATGGTTGATTTCTGAAGGTGATGTGTCTTGATCATGATGAAAGTATAATTAAGTATAAGCTAGTAAGATCATTGTGTGTTCAGGAATTCATAATTTCCATTTAAAATTCTTGTCTCTATAAGCTGCATTTGGAGCTTTATTAAAACACGCAGAGGAAGTTTAATCATTATGAAGTTGAGAAGTTTGATTTTGCTtaattgtgtgggttttttttttttttttttcttttcttcacaccCATCTATTCTCACCCATCTAGCACTTCACATTATTAATGCAAAACGCTCTGTTTAAGATTCTCTTTAAGATTCCGGTTTCTCTGGTGTTAAGCTTTGACAGCCAACAATTCTCTTTCTTTTAGTAATTTCCCATTTTGAAAGAATGCTATACTAGAAGACCTCTTATATGCATTTCTGTAAAAGCCAGAAagctacattttatttctgctcATAAAGATGCTCGGTTGTGTTTATCTATTGTGATTATAGTGAGATGAAATCTTTTCTTGACATAATTGACATGCAAATTCATGTGTTTATTCATCCCTGTCTAATTGAGAAATGCACAGTTTATTATTACGCCTCTGTGTAAGATACTTTACAAGACCTTGCTACTGAGTGGGCAGACTTTTTGAGTTTTCTAAGCTTTGTTAGACTACATTCAATTCTAACACACTAGGAATTTGAAGCAAATGTATTAGTTTGGCACAGTGTCAGGAGAGTGGCCTTCAAATGCCTGAGTGatgtgtgagtgttttattagaatatattcttttatctttctttgtAGATTGTGATATGTCTGCGTCCTTGGTGTAACTctgtgctatataaataaaagtatagtattaaaaaggaataaatgacaggtgaataaaaataatagtgtGGTGATTGGCTGACATTTGTACATTATTActaatatgtacatttatggaAAGAAATCAAATCATATCTCTAACCTGACTGTGCCTCATTCTACAGGTGTAAATGTGTTCGAGATTCCTCAAGGTTATTTGCAAACTTGATTTCACATGGTATCTTGACTGATTAATTATTATAACGATGTTAGTCATGTCGCCCCTGGAACACTTAATAAGAATCAGTGGGCTTTTGTTGTAATGTAGGAGTATTGCCTGGCAGCAAATGGATGTGAGACTAACCCATGAATATTTGAGCAGTTAATGGCTGTTACATCTGAAATAAATGCACACAACCTCCCCCCGCCCACACTGCAAGGTGTTTGTTGCCCTAATGCCTGTGGGTTAGAGCTGCATCATCAGTCATGGATAAGGGCTAATAAGCCCCACAGTCTCTCATCAAAAATGAATGACCCTTATCtgcaattaaaaatgaaacccAGTTTGATGTTCTCACAACAAACTGTGGGGATGGGTATGATTCTGTCTTCTCAAGTGTCAACTATTCATTGTGACTCATTAGCAGAAGATGAGTGCAGGACTGATTCTATGGAAACagatgtatttttgtgtgtggagATGCAGTCTGCCTTGTTGTGGGTGTATCCATATGTCCAAagttacttcatttaaaaatgactgGCATTCGTCTGTAATCGAATTCACACAGGCATCAACCAAATGTATTAATCAACATTCActagtgtttttatttgcttgatATTCAAAGCTGTATGGATATGAATATCCTTCATAACTACCAAGCTATATCAAGTTGCATtgctcattttatattttttggtgGCAGAAGAAAATATGAAAGTTGTCATTATTTTGTCACGCATgaataaattgataaaataatgacaaataaaatgtttgatagAACAAGCATGTTGAAAGCTCCTTTATAAGGTAACAGTAAATGTGATCCATGTGTATATGGCTGGTTGTGCTTAATAAGAGTTTTTGTAGAGATACTTGTTCTGTCACAAAGTAAAAGCTTGCTGCATTTAAAATGGGATCAGTGCTTGAGGagaaattttataattattggaAAATGGCCCTCTGTTTTTAGGTCATACAAAATATTGCACACTTATTTAGGGCACAGCGTAGCCTCTGTGTTCAATTATATTTAGGAATTGAGCTTTAAATTTGTCCATATTGAACCCATGCAACTCTATACACGAATATTCAaagcctttaaaaaaattatatatagacTGCTATTATATTACTGTTAAAATTAGAAACAAGTCTAACCAAATCTACTGATCTGttgaaaaatgttaaatataacaAGCATTAAATAAGGCATATAGTACAATTTACTATATATACTCTTTATTTTGCAAAACATTCACAGTTTCTGAATAAAAGTAGCTGTCAACTGTATTTTTTCACAACACAAGCAATTACAACATTTGCTCCCAAAGGGGAATAATATTTATCcatgcattttgtattttaaccTGTTGATCAGACATCACAGTGCCTGTGTACCCTGTTCTAAATCTGTTCTGAGCCTGAATCAATTCCTCTTATTTGAAAAAATTCTGTAAAGAAGTTGAAAGGTTTTCTATAATACAGTGCAGTTCAGAAACCATTATCCATATGCTCATTGtcttactataaaaaaaaaaagctagtttGTGTcaaataacattaaacattataagCAAGAAGAAAACACAATACATAAAACCTCTTTTGACTTCTCATGGCTGGTAAGTAGGAGCTGGAGGAATGCAGAAGCAGCATAacttgcaaaatgtttttttgtaaatacagtGCAGGTCCTGTGCCGATGGCTGGAAACATCAAGGTAGGTTGATGGGTACGTTTGTGCTGGATTGGGTCACTTGACAAAGTGCAGAGCCTCACATTGCACTACTGATCCCCGGCTACTGTCCAGGCAGGTGAGCAGCCGAAAACCAGCTCTAAGAGCCATCATGACCGTTTCAAGCTTGAGTGTCTCCAGAGTGCACAGGAAGGTGCTGTCCTCCTTGAGCACCAGACGTGAACCCTGCTCAGACTTGATGAAGTGCCGGAACTGGATGATATTAGATGAAACCACAAACTCCTCAGGGAAGCCATCCAGGCGACTCTTGGAGATCTGTACTAGGCGTGATTTGACTTTCTCGATGAAGGTTGCATTGCTGCAGTAGACTTTGAGGCCGTGTGAGCGCTCGTGGCTATCGGTCACCTCAAGGAAGGCAGGCTCGCGTTGACCTGCCTGTTGCTGCTCCCACTCTTGCAGAGCCTGGGCCAGTTCACTCAGCCTGTAGAAGTCAGCTTCGCGGCGCAAAAGTGCCAGTTCCTTGAAGTCATCTGGCAGAATCAGCTCTCCGGTCCTCAGGAAATTCAAAATATGACGGAAAACAGGCCCATCACGATCAATAAACGTATTGCCCATGGAGTCTACATGCTGCACGGCTTTCTTACCACTGACAAGCTCTTCAAGTAGAGAGCCAGGGTGTTTGGCTAGAGTTTGCCGCTGTGCTGCATATAAGTAGCCCCCCACATTGAGGGTGATGGTGCCCGAGGAGGGCTTCTTAAAGCTCTTGCTGGGTTGCAGCAAGTCCGGATTGATCTGCCTTAGCTCGCTTTCCATCCTTCTGAGATTCCATTCCATGCCGTTTCCTGAGCCCAGCCTGATAGTGTGTGGGGGGAGGAGCGTGGTTTTGTGTGTGCGGGCGAGCAAGCAAATAGCAGTGGCACTGGCATTGAGCACGGGAGCACTAAGCCCTGCCAGCAAGTGCCGGAGCCTTTCGcagccacacaaacacacatatacaagaGCACGCAAGCACGGTCACAAACGATTACAGTCtcacaggaggaggaggaggagggctGTTAAGGGTGGTTTTGTCTGCGTCAGTGGAGAAGgggagagaggcgagagagggagagaaaaggagaaagagaaagggagccTTAGCGATAGTGCACGTGCAGCCCTACCTCCCCTTTACAGCCTGGATTTAATCACCTCTACACTCCAATGTGCTCCTCCGCTCTGGTTAGGCAATTAGCACTCATTTGGCTCTGATGAAAGAGATCATCAGCCGAACAGCAGCTTGTGAACTTGGTGGACTTGTCATAAGCTTAGTTTAATTTATACTGGGCGTAAACTGAGCCAGTGGAAATAGGGagtatattaatttttatagttttcacacattttattcctcttttgtCAGTCTTCTCCTTCAGAGGGCCATCTGTTCTTATTGTGTACTTGTAGTGACTATTGGcagctttataaataaaccCGGCCAGATCGAGAACAGCGCATTGGCATGTTTATGTAAATGACTTGTTTCTCATCTTTCAGAATGCATAATTGTATCCAATGCAGCACGCACTTTAAGATTTAGACTTTAAGATGCCTAAAAGGGAAATCTTCTTTAAGATGTATACATTCTAGTGAGAAATTTAAATACTGGCACACAGATTGAGTTAAGGTACAGGCTTTGATTCATAATTATTCTCTGGCTGAGAAAGTGTTTGGCACATAATTGACCTCAGGCTGCCACAGAATATATTACAAAAGAGATACACACTGTCATTAGCCCATAAAAACACTTCCAGGGTTAAGACtcaatatttttttgtgatattAGCATAAGAATGTGGGCTGACAATAACAGACAGCCTAAGCAACGTCTGTTTGTCGCTAAGGAGACATGCCTTTTATACAGACCGTTGTGTTAATGTGTCTCTGGCATCGTTCTCTGCACTTAGCCATCAAGGCATTTCCGTCAGCTGTGTCTGTTAACAATGACATCTTGTCAGTCAGTTCAGATAATCTTTTTGCCCTGGGTCAAGGGAGCTTAGCTCTTTGACATTGGCATGACAGTAGTGTGCTGTTTGAGAATAGCAGCAAGCTCGTTTTTCTAGACAAGGGTAGAAGGaataattaacattttgcaGTTTATGATAATGTAAAATTGAAACCATGGATAATGTTTTTAGTCAGGTCTTAAGTCTACTTTACCCAATTATAAGTAACTGTAATATTTTGATCACTTAGTAATAAACAGCTTTAGTTTTAGGGCATGCATCTTAAGAGCTCTAAGGTGTTGAAGAAATAGCATGTCTCAAGTGCCTTTTTGCATCTTTATAGGAGATCAAGTTACAGTCTGCATTTCTCAAAGGAGACTTTGCAGTTTAATAGGAAAACTGTTCATACATTTACAAGCAGTTTAAATGGAGCATTGAAGAGAGACTTGGGACAAGAACTGATAtagaaaagcttaaaaaaaaatcctgatggTGTAATAATTTAGATAAACAGTGGATATAAAATGTCTACACACCCTTATAAAATTGCAGGCTTTTAAATGCCAGAAATAACAACTTAAATGTCAGACTTGTTACATCTTTAATGCGATCTTACAACAAACATAAATCCatagaaaaggggaaaaaaaatgtaattattggGAAACTTTTACACCCTGATAGCATATGTTTGCACACCCCTCCCAATCAATACTTCTATCTATAAACATCTACACTTTGGAATTTTACCCCatcttttgcataaaaaaaaaaaaaaaaagttcaaggtCCTTCAAATTGTGAGGAGATCTTGTGTGTGCTGCTCTCGTTCGGTCATTGTTAGGATTGTCTCTGAGCTGGCTATGACTGAGAGTCTCATCTCActcatttttgtttagttttctcCAATACGGATCCTGGAATATCAGTCACACAGACACCCGGGCATGTATGCAAGATATCCAAAGTTTAATAATGGAGAAAATGCATATATAGACCTCAGTGACGACTATGGGACTATTGCATTGCATATCAGTACATGATGGACAATAACATTTTGTAGAAGGTCATACTGTTCTTGGCACAAATGTACCATCATAAAAATTACAGTCGAAGCATAGCAATATGCAATGAAAGATAATATGAAGTCGTCACACAAACTGGGTAAATTACTCCTGGTAGACTAACCGAATAAGAGTTTTGGAATATTAACTAACATTGCCACTTTTTATTCTGaaagaataacattttataatggaAGCCTGGCTTAAGGtcaggaggaaaaggaggaggattaATTGGGCACAGAGAAGCGACCGTGCCAACATAATTCAGTTATGTCGAACCTGTACTCTCTCAATTCTTGTAAATGCCAGGTACCCTCGTTTGATAGAAGAGACCTTGAGAAATTAAAGGAATATGTAATCTTTCAGAGACAGTTTGCAAAACAGTACTGAAATAGGGTCGCCATGGATTTTTTATGCCATAGGTTTTCAATGtgattgaggtctgggctctggctgggccattccAGGACTTTGATCATCCTTTTCTGAAGCAATGTCCTGCTTGATTTtaatgtgtgctttgggtcattgtcatgttgaaatgtGAA comes from the Silurus meridionalis isolate SWU-2019-XX chromosome 3, ASM1480568v1, whole genome shotgun sequence genome and includes:
- the kctd4 gene encoding BTB/POZ domain-containing protein KCTD4 → MEWNLRRMESELRQINPDLLQPSKSFKKPSSGTITLNVGGYLYAAQRQTLAKHPGSLLEELVSGKKAVQHVDSMGNTFIDRDGPVFRHILNFLRTGELILPDDFKELALLRREADFYRLSELAQALQEWEQQQAGQREPAFLEVTDSHERSHGLKVYCSNATFIEKVKSRLVQISKSRLDGFPEEFVVSSNIIQFRHFIKSEQGSRLVLKEDSTFLCTLETLKLETVMMALRAGFRLLTCLDSSRGSVVQCEALHFVK